One SAR324 cluster bacterium genomic window carries:
- a CDS encoding inositol monophosphatase family protein has translation MSDWKEIAQFAQEIAREAGHLICQEREQQTVSLNYKTHQELVTSADLKSDQLIRNRIQQRFPEHQILSEELAPDYSSPELLQSQLWIIDPIDGTVNYARNHQMCAVSIAYAEAGQVRVGAVYCPFLEELFHVIQGEGSYLNEQRLQITMQAELRGALIGTGFPYNREERPKLIPKFQKMLESCGDIRRIGAASLDICWIAAGRMDGFFETLSPWDFAAAQLVVREAGGKIGHIGEVPPSVPPELYGLDLIVGAPAIFDEMQQVLRSA, from the coding sequence ATGTCAGACTGGAAGGAAATTGCTCAATTCGCCCAGGAAATCGCTCGTGAAGCGGGACACCTGATTTGTCAGGAACGTGAACAACAAACCGTTTCACTCAACTACAAGACCCATCAGGAGTTGGTCACTTCGGCAGACCTAAAATCGGACCAACTGATCCGCAATCGCATTCAACAACGCTTTCCAGAACACCAGATTCTCTCGGAAGAGCTGGCGCCCGATTATTCTTCACCAGAGTTGCTGCAGAGCCAACTGTGGATCATCGATCCAATTGATGGAACCGTCAACTACGCCCGTAATCACCAGATGTGTGCAGTCTCCATCGCTTATGCAGAAGCAGGTCAGGTACGAGTCGGTGCCGTCTACTGTCCCTTCCTCGAAGAACTATTTCATGTTATCCAGGGAGAAGGTTCCTATCTCAACGAACAACGACTGCAGATCACTATGCAGGCAGAGTTGCGTGGTGCCTTGATCGGTACCGGTTTTCCCTACAATCGAGAGGAGCGGCCCAAGCTGATTCCAAAGTTTCAGAAGATGCTGGAGAGTTGTGGTGACATCCGCCGGATCGGGGCAGCCTCTCTAGATATCTGTTGGATTGCGGCAGGACGAATGGATGGATTTTTTGAGACGCTCAGTCCCTGGGATTTTGCAGCAGCCCAGCTGGTTGTTCGGGAAGCCGGTGGGAAGATCGGCCACATCGGCGAGGTGCCCCCGAGCGTTCCACCAGAACTCTATGGCCTGGATCTGATCGTTGGAGCACCTGCGATCTTTGATGAGATGCAACAGGTGTTGCGCTCTGCCTGA